The Salmo salar chromosome ssa06, Ssal_v3.1, whole genome shotgun sequence genome window below encodes:
- the LOC123743405 gene encoding voltage-dependent T-type calcium channel subunit alpha-1H-like, translating to MTSEECPVPLGGVSPVGAGLCEDYGPVQADDVIEEAGGAGDDISIGSDLSTLVVPFPELAPVVFFCLKQTTCPRSWCIRMVSSPYPLLLLRLPPTPNL from the coding sequence ATGACGAGTGAGGAGTGTCCCGTTCCGCTAGGGGGCGTGTCCCCGGTGGGGGCGGGGCTCTGCGAGGACTATGGCCCGGTGCAGGCTGATGACGTCATCGAGGAGGCGGGAGGGGCGGGCGATGACATCAGCATCGGCAGTGACCTCAGCACGCTGGTGGTGCCGTTCCCTGAGCTTGCGCCCGTGGTGTTCTTCTGTCTCAAGCAGACTACCTGTCCCCGCAGCTGGTGCATACGCATGGTGTCCAGCCCATATCCTTTACTACTGCTGAGATTACCTCcgacccctaacctctga